A window of Terriglobales bacterium contains these coding sequences:
- a CDS encoding alanine--glyoxylate aminotransferase family protein encodes MLRKNRLFTPGPTPLLPVAQRAMAAADFHHRTADFRNLYQRVLSDLKTFIGTRNDVLLLASSGTGAMEAAVSNLTNPGDRVLVITSGKFGERWHELAKAFGLAVDLAQAPYGHPVFLDSIRAKLASDTRVVYMQATESSTGVRQDVEGVAALLKGTDTLLVVDAITGLGTTHLDVDDWGIDVIVGGSQKAVMIPPGLAYLAVSERAWQRMDTTRQPRYYFDLKKERKNAKNGESAFTPATSLIAALAAAMDYIRSNGQGDLVAGRELLIENAETAAAMTRAAASSLGLELFSPSAPAAALTALVPPAGVDSTEIVRRFRDQFGAIVANGQGEMKGQVFRIAHLGYYDYMDTIGVLAALEQIVAQIKPGHIEFGFALRAAQEVYARTRADKATAR; translated from the coding sequence ATGCTCCGCAAGAATCGCCTTTTTACTCCCGGACCTACCCCGCTCCTCCCGGTCGCGCAGCGCGCCATGGCGGCCGCTGATTTCCATCACCGCACCGCCGACTTCCGCAACCTTTACCAGCGCGTCCTGTCCGACCTCAAGACCTTCATTGGAACCCGCAACGACGTACTTTTGCTCGCATCCTCCGGAACCGGCGCGATGGAAGCCGCGGTCTCGAACCTGACGAATCCAGGTGATCGCGTCCTTGTCATTACTTCAGGGAAGTTCGGCGAGCGTTGGCATGAGTTGGCGAAAGCGTTCGGTCTTGCTGTCGATCTCGCTCAGGCGCCTTACGGACACCCCGTCTTTCTCGATTCCATCCGCGCTAAACTCGCCTCCGACACTCGCGTCGTCTACATGCAGGCCACCGAGAGTTCCACCGGTGTTCGTCAGGACGTCGAAGGAGTCGCCGCTCTGCTCAAGGGTACCGACACCCTCCTGGTCGTCGACGCCATCACCGGACTCGGCACCACCCATCTCGATGTCGACGATTGGGGCATTGATGTCATCGTCGGTGGCTCGCAGAAGGCTGTCATGATCCCGCCCGGGCTTGCTTATCTGGCTGTCAGCGAACGCGCCTGGCAACGCATGGATACCACTCGCCAGCCCCGGTATTACTTCGATCTTAAGAAGGAACGCAAGAACGCGAAGAACGGCGAATCCGCCTTCACTCCCGCCACGTCGCTCATCGCCGCTCTTGCCGCCGCCATGGATTACATCCGTTCCAATGGCCAGGGCGATCTCGTGGCCGGCCGCGAACTCCTCATCGAAAACGCCGAAACTGCCGCCGCCATGACTCGCGCCGCCGCCAGTTCACTCGGCCTGGAACTTTTCTCGCCCTCGGCGCCGGCAGCAGCCCTGACGGCTCTTGTCCCTCCAGCCGGAGTCGACTCCACCGAAATCGTTCGCCGATTCCGCGATCAATTTGGTGCCATCGTCGCGAATGGTCAGGGCGAAATGAAGGGGCAGGTCTTCCGCATCGCCCACCTCGGCTATTACGACTACATGGACACCATCGGTGTCCTCGCCGCTCTCGAGCAGATTGTCGCCCAGATCAAACCTGGCCACATCGAGTTCGGCTTCGCACTGCGCGCGGCGCAGGAAGTCTACGCCCGCACGCGTGCCGACAAAGCA
- a CDS encoding GatB/YqeY domain-containing protein: MSIGERITKDITTAMKAREELRLSTLRMVKSALKNKEIDKREPLDEKEELAVLSTLIKQRKDSIDQFTKGGRQELADKEKAEIDIIEAYMPKALGEDEIVSAVKATIAEIGSPTMKDMGTVMKNTMAKFGGARVDGKVVSEIVKRELSKQ; encoded by the coding sequence ATGAGCATTGGAGAACGTATTACCAAGGACATCACGACGGCGATGAAGGCCCGGGAGGAACTGAGGCTTTCGACGTTGCGGATGGTGAAATCGGCACTGAAGAACAAAGAGATCGACAAGCGGGAGCCGCTGGACGAGAAGGAAGAACTGGCGGTGTTGAGCACGCTGATCAAGCAGCGGAAGGATTCCATCGATCAGTTCACGAAGGGTGGTCGTCAGGAACTGGCGGACAAAGAGAAGGCTGAAATTGACATCATTGAGGCCTACATGCCAAAGGCACTCGGCGAAGATGAGATCGTCTCCGCGGTGAAAGCGACGATTGCGGAGATTGGTTCGCCTACCATGAAAGACATGGGAACGGTGATGAAGAACACGATGGCGAAATTCGGCGGGGCGAGAGTGGATGGGAAGGTCGTGAGCGAGATCGTGAAAAGGGAGCTATCGAAACAGTAA
- the bamA gene encoding outer membrane protein assembly factor BamA — protein sequence MTRGCLIPSFHLSRREPARFYRTLVPNLRLNSPGIVSRLLGLFLVLILFAGFALAQQEVITEIVPHGNRRIPGETIRARMFSKPGDVYDQQTLERDFNSLWNTGYFEDLRFEREQSDKGWIIHVYVKEKPTIREIKYVGLSSVAQSDVLQRFKERKVGLTQESQYDPTKVKRAQVVLQALLAEHGRQFATITPEVRPIPPASVGVTFVIKEGPKVKVGSIKFEGNKKLGSRELRRAMKNLRPIGIPRSIFLENLFSKTYDASKLNEDAERVRDAYQQKGYFKALVQDPKTKIRDVGGVAWYFPFKPRHGKVVDITMPVEEGDRFRLKEVKFTGNKAIQDLALLRRQIPMKDGEIFNVENLRKGIKNLRDAYTGIGYINFTPVPNTDIDDEKKLITVTFDLDEGKQYSVRRIEFKGNTTTRDKVIRRELALEEGGIYNGKLWELSLLRLNQLGYFEPLQPEQDSEVKQDNQNATVDLLLKVKEKGKNSIGLNGGVSGLSGSFIGITYETNNFLGVGETLTVQASVGDRSRNILFGFTEPYAFDRPLQFGFTVFSRRFDYNYAKELQIASGVQQNFNEAILNTLQNFSQSSTGFTVSASYPLRRSFTRLGLTYAFDNSSVEVFSDASRLYFQTLSFRTISGPDSLKGVITSKVIPSISRSTIDHPQQPHSGKSFFLASEISGLGGNVASIRPIFEWKQFIPMKGIKPRMKEPYEARQTLGYRIQASFLSGYAGKVAPPFERFFSGGENDIRGFDIRSISPLAYFVEKVDAPYFSPDDPCLTNPGVPCSGIPLDPNNPRRGSQTVPIPVRRLIYPGGDTNIIANLEYRIPIAGPVTLATFADFGLNMALRNSQLKVNDEQFNTLQTTSFGCPVVDVNFKCVGIGNQSFNQELQIVPGTNFVPRMSTGLELQVIMPVVNAPFRIYYAYNPLRLNTFITTPSTITRNMFPATGAGDVSYAQAIANYAPGYSILEPRKTLRFTVSTTF from the coding sequence GTGACCCGAGGTTGTCTTATTCCTAGCTTCCATCTGTCGCGAAGGGAACCGGCGCGTTTCTATCGCACCCTCGTCCCTAATTTAAGGCTGAACTCTCCCGGTATTGTTTCCCGGTTGTTGGGTCTTTTTCTCGTTCTGATCCTCTTTGCCGGATTTGCCTTAGCACAGCAGGAGGTAATCACCGAAATTGTGCCTCACGGCAACCGCCGTATTCCCGGCGAAACGATCCGTGCCCGCATGTTCAGCAAGCCCGGCGACGTCTACGATCAACAGACACTCGAACGTGACTTCAACTCCCTCTGGAATACCGGCTACTTCGAAGACCTTCGCTTCGAACGTGAGCAGAGCGATAAAGGCTGGATCATCCACGTCTACGTGAAAGAAAAACCGACTATCCGCGAAATCAAGTATGTCGGCCTGAGTTCCGTAGCCCAGTCAGATGTCCTCCAGCGCTTCAAGGAACGCAAAGTCGGACTCACCCAGGAAAGCCAGTACGACCCAACCAAGGTCAAGCGTGCGCAGGTCGTCCTTCAGGCATTGCTTGCGGAACACGGCCGCCAGTTCGCTACTATCACCCCGGAAGTTCGCCCCATTCCTCCGGCCTCAGTGGGCGTCACCTTCGTGATTAAAGAAGGTCCCAAGGTCAAAGTCGGCAGCATCAAGTTCGAAGGCAATAAGAAGTTGGGCTCTCGCGAACTCCGCAGGGCGATGAAGAACCTGCGGCCCATCGGCATTCCGAGATCCATTTTCCTTGAGAATCTTTTCTCGAAAACCTACGACGCAAGCAAGCTGAACGAAGACGCCGAACGCGTTCGCGATGCCTACCAACAGAAGGGCTACTTCAAGGCCCTTGTTCAGGATCCGAAAACGAAGATTCGCGATGTCGGTGGTGTGGCCTGGTACTTCCCCTTCAAGCCTCGTCACGGCAAGGTCGTGGACATCACCATGCCCGTCGAGGAAGGGGATCGCTTCCGCCTGAAGGAAGTCAAGTTCACCGGCAACAAAGCCATTCAGGATCTCGCGTTGCTTCGACGTCAAATCCCCATGAAGGACGGCGAGATATTCAACGTTGAGAACCTTCGCAAGGGCATCAAGAACCTCCGCGACGCCTACACCGGAATTGGCTACATCAATTTCACCCCGGTTCCGAATACCGACATCGACGACGAAAAGAAGCTCATCACCGTCACCTTCGACCTCGACGAAGGCAAGCAGTATTCGGTCCGGCGCATTGAGTTCAAGGGCAACACCACCACTCGCGACAAGGTAATCCGTCGCGAATTGGCTCTTGAAGAAGGCGGCATCTACAACGGCAAGCTTTGGGAACTCAGCTTGCTCCGCCTCAACCAGCTCGGCTATTTCGAACCTCTCCAACCGGAGCAGGATTCGGAAGTTAAGCAGGACAATCAGAACGCCACGGTTGACCTTCTGCTGAAGGTAAAGGAAAAGGGCAAGAACTCCATCGGCCTCAATGGTGGTGTCAGCGGTCTTTCCGGATCGTTTATCGGAATCACCTACGAGACCAACAACTTCCTGGGTGTCGGCGAAACTCTGACCGTTCAGGCCTCCGTTGGCGACCGCTCGCGGAACATTCTCTTCGGATTCACTGAGCCCTATGCGTTCGACCGTCCGCTGCAGTTCGGCTTTACGGTGTTCAGCCGCCGGTTCGACTACAACTACGCGAAGGAACTCCAGATCGCGTCCGGCGTTCAGCAGAACTTCAATGAAGCGATCCTGAACACACTCCAGAACTTCAGCCAGTCCTCGACAGGTTTTACAGTCTCCGCCAGCTATCCGTTGCGGCGCTCGTTCACCCGACTCGGACTCACCTACGCCTTCGACAACTCCTCCGTTGAAGTATTCAGCGATGCCTCACGTCTGTACTTCCAGACGTTGAGTTTCCGTACCATCTCCGGACCCGACTCGCTGAAAGGTGTCATCACCAGCAAGGTCATTCCCAGCATCTCGCGGAGCACCATCGACCATCCGCAACAGCCGCATTCCGGAAAGAGCTTCTTCCTCGCAAGCGAAATCTCAGGTCTCGGCGGCAACGTCGCATCTATTCGCCCGATCTTCGAATGGAAACAGTTCATTCCGATGAAGGGCATCAAGCCGCGCATGAAAGAACCGTACGAAGCCCGGCAGACTCTCGGCTATCGCATTCAGGCCTCGTTCCTGAGCGGTTATGCCGGCAAAGTTGCGCCCCCCTTCGAGCGCTTCTTCTCCGGTGGCGAGAACGACATCCGCGGCTTCGACATTCGCTCAATTTCGCCGTTGGCGTATTTCGTCGAGAAGGTGGACGCTCCCTACTTCTCTCCTGACGATCCGTGCCTTACCAACCCAGGTGTTCCTTGCAGCGGCATCCCGCTCGACCCGAACAACCCGCGTCGCGGAAGTCAGACGGTACCCATCCCGGTTCGCCGCCTCATTTATCCCGGCGGAGACACCAACATCATCGCGAACCTCGAGTACCGCATTCCCATTGCCGGCCCTGTCACCCTGGCGACCTTCGCCGACTTCGGCCTGAATATGGCTCTGCGTAACTCTCAGTTGAAGGTGAACGACGAGCAATTCAATACGCTGCAAACCACTAGTTTCGGGTGCCCGGTTGTTGACGTCAATTTCAAGTGTGTCGGCATCGGCAACCAGTCCTTTAACCAGGAACTCCAGATCGTTCCCGGAACCAACTTTGTGCCGCGCATGTCGACCGGACTCGAACTTCAGGTCATCATGCCCGTCGTCAATGCACCATTCCGTATCTACTACGCGTATAACCCGCTGCGCCTGAACACGTTCATCACCACGCCCAGCACCATCACTCGTAACATGTTCCCGGCCACCGGCGCGGGTGATGTCAGCTACGCTCAGGCAATCGCAAACTACGCCCCCGGATACTCCATACTCGAACCCCGCAAGACACTGCGGTTCACTGTCAGCACCACGTTCTAA
- a CDS encoding Gfo/Idh/MocA family oxidoreductase, which translates to MAKTKVAVIGAGAFGKNHGRVYHELRQEGLIDFCGIVDSDLGRAQEQASKYGVSAFSSVAALLKAAKPDAASVAVPTIHHAAVARQLMEAGVDVLIEKPIAATLQQADEILELAARHNRIGMVGHLERFNPAVRATVPLLNHPMFFEVHRLSVFTPRALDVDVVLDLMIHDLDIVLSFVPSPVKEIRAVGLPILSPKVDICNVRVEFESGCVANFTASRVSTERVRKLRFFQKRQYISVDYGRQDVLVFTVSKGSSMPVPMPATIPEHPGLLGSADLAAARQLFSGAAVLAQSGIKMEKPPVAQEEPLKAELKAFLQAVQDRSRPVVTLEEGRRALQLGLAILQQVEEHTKRFGLHDLD; encoded by the coding sequence GTGGCAAAAACGAAAGTCGCAGTCATTGGCGCCGGAGCTTTTGGCAAAAACCACGGGCGCGTATATCACGAACTTCGGCAGGAAGGTTTAATCGACTTCTGCGGCATCGTAGACTCCGACCTCGGCCGCGCGCAGGAGCAGGCATCCAAGTACGGCGTCTCCGCGTTTTCCTCCGTCGCTGCCCTTTTAAAAGCCGCTAAGCCCGATGCCGCCTCCGTTGCTGTCCCCACCATCCATCATGCTGCCGTCGCTCGCCAACTGATGGAAGCTGGTGTCGATGTCCTGATCGAAAAGCCGATCGCTGCCACACTCCAGCAGGCCGATGAAATCCTTGAACTGGCCGCCCGACACAACCGCATCGGCATGGTCGGGCATCTCGAACGATTCAATCCCGCCGTGCGTGCCACCGTCCCGCTGTTGAATCACCCGATGTTCTTCGAGGTCCACCGTCTCAGTGTGTTCACTCCTCGCGCGCTCGATGTGGACGTCGTTCTCGACCTGATGATCCATGACCTCGACATCGTCTTGTCCTTCGTCCCCTCCCCCGTGAAAGAAATTCGCGCCGTCGGCCTGCCGATCCTTTCTCCGAAGGTGGACATCTGCAACGTCCGAGTGGAGTTCGAATCCGGATGCGTCGCCAATTTCACCGCCAGCCGCGTCAGTACCGAACGCGTTCGCAAACTTCGCTTCTTCCAGAAACGCCAGTACATCTCCGTTGACTACGGCCGGCAGGACGTTCTCGTCTTCACGGTCTCGAAAGGATCCAGTATGCCTGTCCCGATGCCCGCAACCATTCCCGAGCATCCGGGTTTGTTGGGCTCAGCGGATCTGGCCGCCGCTCGGCAATTGTTTTCCGGTGCGGCGGTTCTCGCGCAATCGGGAATCAAAATGGAAAAACCTCCCGTCGCGCAGGAAGAGCCGCTGAAAGCAGAGTTGAAAGCTTTCTTGCAGGCGGTGCAGGACCGTTCGCGGCCCGTGGTAACACTGGAAGAAGGACGTCGCGCTCTCCAGTTGGGACTTGCCATCCTGCAGCAGGTTGAAGAGCACACGAAACGCTTCGGCTTGCACGATTTGGACTAG
- a CDS encoding DinB family protein codes for MSEIDRIVDQLDRAFDGDAWHGDPLMKILDGITALQAAAHPVSNAHSIWEIVHHIRAWKVAVVTRLSGQPMELSPAQDWPAVTDTTDSSWRDCISDLRKKHEAFIRAVRAFPDAKLSDNAPNRDHSFYVLLQGMVQHDLYHAGQIAILKKAVS; via the coding sequence ATGTCCGAAATCGACCGCATCGTTGACCAACTCGACCGCGCCTTCGACGGCGACGCCTGGCACGGCGATCCTTTGATGAAGATCCTCGACGGCATCACCGCCCTGCAGGCTGCCGCTCATCCCGTTTCGAATGCCCACTCAATTTGGGAAATCGTCCATCACATCCGCGCCTGGAAAGTCGCCGTTGTCACACGTTTAAGCGGACAGCCGATGGAACTTTCTCCCGCACAGGATTGGCCAGCCGTCACAGACACCACCGACTCCAGTTGGCGAGACTGCATCAGCGATCTTCGCAAGAAGCACGAAGCATTCATTCGTGCCGTGCGAGCATTCCCGGACGCGAAGCTCTCTGACAACGCACCAAACCGCGATCACAGCTTCTACGTTCTGCTCCAGGGAATGGTCCAGCACGACCTCTATCACGCGGGACAGATCGCAATCCTGAAGAAGGCGGTCAGCTAG
- a CDS encoding sorbosone dehydrogenase family protein: MFVCKRPFAFIALVLLLVAGVGCTSNAADSPASKSPFSDYRTQKPGTVHKITPADLPAPYVTKSVDNGPDQVDRPAKAWPQVPAGFKVELFATGLQNPRLMRTAPNGDVFLAESRAGEIKVFRGVTNDGKAQQTEVYATGLKQPFGINFYPPGPNPQWVYVANTDSVVRFPYKAGDLKATGKPEQIADLPGGGRLRGGGHWTRDIVFSNDGKKMYVSVGSHSNVDDTDNNPVEHERAAVLEMSPDGSGRRIYASGIRNAVGIEVHPKTGQLWVSVNERDELGDNLPPEYITHVQDGGFYGWPWYYIGGNQDPRHKGKHPELKNKVIVPDVLVQPHNASLQMLFYQGQQFPAEYRGGIFAAQHGSWNKAIRTGYEVIFVPVDQNGKATGEYRDFMTGFVTQDGDVWGRPVGVAVMKDGSLLVSDDGGKVIWRVSYQK; the protein is encoded by the coding sequence ATGTTCGTCTGCAAGCGCCCTTTCGCCTTTATTGCTTTAGTTCTGTTGCTGGTGGCTGGTGTTGGCTGTACGTCCAATGCTGCTGACAGCCCTGCTTCGAAGTCGCCATTCTCTGACTACCGCACGCAAAAACCGGGAACAGTTCACAAGATCACGCCCGCAGATCTTCCGGCACCGTATGTCACGAAGTCTGTCGATAACGGGCCCGACCAGGTCGACCGCCCAGCGAAAGCGTGGCCACAAGTGCCGGCCGGTTTCAAGGTGGAGTTGTTCGCCACGGGATTACAGAATCCGCGGTTGATGCGAACGGCGCCGAACGGAGACGTGTTCCTGGCCGAGAGCAGAGCAGGGGAGATCAAGGTCTTTCGTGGCGTGACGAATGACGGCAAGGCACAGCAGACGGAAGTCTATGCGACCGGACTGAAGCAGCCGTTTGGGATCAACTTCTATCCGCCGGGACCTAACCCGCAGTGGGTCTACGTGGCGAACACGGATTCGGTGGTGCGGTTTCCGTATAAGGCTGGCGATCTGAAGGCGACGGGTAAGCCGGAGCAAATCGCGGATTTGCCGGGTGGAGGTCGTCTGCGTGGTGGTGGTCACTGGACGCGAGACATAGTTTTTTCAAATGATGGAAAGAAGATGTATGTGTCGGTCGGTTCGCACTCGAACGTGGACGATACGGACAATAATCCGGTTGAGCATGAACGGGCGGCAGTCCTGGAAATGAGTCCGGACGGATCGGGGCGGCGGATTTACGCGTCCGGCATCCGGAACGCAGTGGGAATCGAGGTGCACCCGAAGACCGGGCAACTTTGGGTATCAGTAAACGAGCGCGACGAGTTGGGAGATAACCTGCCGCCGGAGTACATCACGCATGTGCAGGACGGCGGGTTCTACGGATGGCCGTGGTACTACATCGGCGGGAACCAGGATCCGCGGCATAAGGGGAAGCATCCGGAGTTGAAGAACAAGGTGATTGTGCCGGATGTGCTGGTCCAGCCGCACAATGCGTCGTTGCAGATGCTGTTCTACCAGGGGCAGCAGTTTCCGGCGGAGTACCGTGGCGGAATTTTCGCGGCACAGCACGGATCGTGGAACAAGGCGATAAGGACGGGATACGAGGTCATCTTTGTTCCGGTGGACCAGAATGGAAAGGCAACCGGTGAGTATCGGGACTTCATGACAGGTTTCGTAACGCAGGATGGCGATGTGTGGGGCAGGCCTGTGGGAGTAGCGGTGATGAAGGATGGAAGCTTGCTGGTCTCGGACGATGGAGGAAAGGTGATCTGGAGGGTGAGTTACCAGAAGTAA
- a CDS encoding ribose-phosphate pyrophosphokinase: protein MSTAPELAKQSNPGQTTARADAMATAATTAEKKDEHAQSKERKPQQRRIDEKFKIFSGTANPGLADEVCHYLGLERGQSLVTRFSDGENYVQLLENVRGADVFILQPTSHPVDEHIIELLLFIDALKRASARRITAVIPYFGYARQDRKDKPRSPISSKLIADLLTTAGAHRAVIVDLHAPQLQGFFNIPVDHLFASPVLVDYFRKLALPDLTVVSPDAGGVERARFFAKKMDSALAIVDKRRVAMDVTEVMHVIGDVEGRTCVILDDIIDTAGTLCKTAAALKQNGAKRVFACATHAVLSGPAIQNIANSVLEQVVVTNTIPLTEAGRNEPKIKVLSIAGLIGSAIKSIHEETSVSKLFV from the coding sequence ATGTCAACGGCTCCTGAATTGGCAAAGCAATCCAATCCTGGTCAAACGACCGCAAGGGCGGACGCTATGGCGACGGCGGCAACCACCGCAGAGAAGAAGGACGAGCACGCTCAGTCCAAAGAACGCAAACCCCAACAGCGCCGGATCGATGAAAAGTTCAAGATCTTTTCCGGAACCGCGAATCCCGGGCTGGCGGACGAAGTGTGCCATTACCTCGGCCTGGAGCGCGGGCAATCGCTGGTGACGCGGTTCTCGGATGGCGAGAACTACGTGCAGTTGCTGGAAAACGTGCGCGGTGCGGATGTGTTCATCCTGCAGCCGACATCGCATCCGGTGGACGAGCACATCATCGAGTTGCTGTTGTTTATCGACGCGTTGAAGCGCGCGTCGGCACGGCGCATTACGGCGGTGATCCCGTATTTCGGGTACGCACGGCAGGACCGCAAGGACAAGCCGCGCTCGCCGATCTCTTCGAAGCTGATTGCCGACCTGTTGACGACGGCCGGTGCGCATCGCGCCGTGATTGTGGACCTGCATGCGCCGCAGTTGCAGGGATTTTTCAACATCCCGGTGGACCACCTGTTTGCGTCGCCGGTGCTGGTGGATTATTTCCGCAAGCTGGCGTTGCCGGATTTGACGGTTGTTTCGCCGGATGCGGGCGGCGTGGAGCGCGCAAGGTTCTTTGCGAAGAAGATGGATAGCGCGCTGGCGATTGTCGATAAGCGCCGTGTAGCGATGGATGTGACGGAAGTGATGCACGTGATCGGCGATGTGGAAGGCCGGACCTGCGTAATTCTGGACGACATCATCGATACCGCAGGCACTTTGTGCAAGACAGCGGCTGCGCTGAAACAGAACGGAGCAAAACGAGTTTTCGCGTGTGCAACACACGCAGTACTTTCCGGCCCGGCGATCCAGAACATCGCGAACTCGGTGCTGGAACAGGTAGTGGTGACGAACACAATTCCGCTGACGGAAGCCGGACGTAACGAGCCGAAGATCAAGGTGCTGTCGATTGCAGGCCTGATTGGCTCGGCGATCAAGTCGATTCACGAAGAGACTTCGGTCAGCAAACTTTTTGTCTGA
- a CDS encoding 50S ribosomal protein L25, giving the protein MATAIESFNVKAAGRESRGKNEARRLRKSGSIPAVVYGAGKAPLSVAVDPKQVFRILKSDSGHNTIFDLELEGEKTKAMIVDWQTEPIKGSLLHIDLKRIAMDQKLKVTVPVVLKGDPIGVKTQGGILEQVLREVEVECLPSDIPPHIDVDVSHLEFGHVLRVSELPHGEGKLKFLTDEDQPVAHVIAVKEVVEAAPAEGAEAAAGAAPAEPEVIKKGKQETEEGAAPAKEEKGKK; this is encoded by the coding sequence ATGGCTACAGCAATAGAGAGCTTCAATGTGAAGGCCGCCGGACGCGAGAGCCGCGGTAAAAACGAAGCGCGTCGTCTGCGCAAGAGCGGCTCCATCCCCGCAGTGGTATACGGAGCGGGCAAAGCGCCACTATCGGTGGCTGTGGATCCAAAGCAGGTGTTCCGCATCCTGAAGTCCGATTCGGGTCACAACACGATTTTCGACCTGGAACTCGAGGGCGAAAAGACGAAAGCGATGATCGTGGACTGGCAGACGGAACCGATCAAGGGTTCGCTTCTGCACATCGACCTGAAGCGGATCGCGATGGACCAGAAGCTGAAAGTCACGGTACCGGTCGTGCTGAAGGGCGATCCGATCGGCGTGAAGACGCAGGGTGGAATTCTGGAGCAGGTGCTGCGTGAAGTGGAAGTTGAGTGTTTGCCCAGCGATATTCCTCCGCACATCGACGTAGACGTTTCGCACCTGGAATTCGGTCATGTGCTGCGCGTCAGCGAGTTACCGCATGGCGAAGGCAAGCTGAAGTTCCTGACGGACGAAGACCAGCCGGTCGCACACGTCATCGCCGTGAAGGAAGTGGTGGAAGCCGCTCCCGCGGAAGGCGCAGAAGCTGCCGCTGGCGCTGCTCCGGCCGAGCCCGAAGTCATCAAGAAGGGCAAGCAGGAGACCGAAGAGGGCGCTGCTCCGGCCAAGGAAGAGAAGGGAAAGAAGTAA
- the pth gene encoding aminoacyl-tRNA hydrolase: protein MKLIVGLGNPGVEYELTPHNLGFLTVNLLAEREKVTVNNRHCRAQTGRMRIGPHDVLLAKPETFMNLSGQAVRELVEKYEVDVSADLIVVHDELDLPFGTVRIKQRGGTAGHNGLESILGALGTDQFTRVRMGIAPEHPVRDAAQYVLAQFKKSQYEAVDLLLDTAADAVMAIVTDGAQAAMNRFNRKAQSEETGSAEAGK from the coding sequence ATGAAACTGATCGTGGGGCTTGGAAATCCGGGTGTGGAATACGAACTCACGCCCCACAATCTTGGTTTTCTTACCGTGAACCTGCTGGCAGAACGCGAGAAGGTCACGGTGAACAACCGGCACTGCCGGGCACAGACAGGGCGCATGCGGATCGGTCCGCACGACGTTTTGCTGGCCAAGCCGGAAACGTTCATGAACTTGAGCGGGCAGGCGGTGCGGGAACTGGTGGAAAAGTACGAAGTCGATGTTTCCGCCGACCTGATCGTGGTGCACGACGAACTCGATTTGCCGTTTGGCACGGTTCGCATCAAGCAGCGCGGCGGGACGGCAGGCCACAACGGATTGGAAAGCATTCTTGGCGCGCTTGGGACCGATCAGTTTACGCGCGTGAGAATGGGCATCGCGCCGGAACATCCGGTGCGCGACGCAGCCCAATACGTTCTGGCGCAGTTTAAGAAGTCGCAGTACGAGGCGGTTGACCTGTTGCTGGATACAGCGGCGGACGCGGTGATGGCGATCGTTACCGACGGGGCGCAGGCAGCGATGAACCGTTTTAACCGCAAGGCGCAATCGGAAGAGACAGGAAGCGCCGAGGCGGGAAAGTAA
- the rpsF gene encoding 30S ribosomal protein S6, translating to MNRTYELMFIVRPDMADEDVDKVISTVENQITSAGGTVKSVERMGKRRLAYLVRNFADGLYILVTIEGPGSAIREVERRLRVTEPVIKFITVRVDEEQKRLDKVKKIRDAHRRGQGTHAAAAAAEAAQVQASAEPTPEAPAQA from the coding sequence ATGAATCGCACATACGAACTCATGTTCATCGTTCGTCCCGACATGGCGGACGAAGACGTGGACAAGGTAATTTCGACGGTCGAGAACCAGATCACCTCCGCCGGTGGAACGGTGAAGAGCGTCGAGCGCATGGGCAAGCGCCGCTTGGCCTATCTGGTCCGGAATTTTGCAGACGGACTGTACATCCTGGTGACGATTGAAGGTCCGGGCTCGGCGATCCGCGAAGTGGAGCGCCGCCTGCGCGTGACGGAACCGGTGATCAAGTTCATCACCGTGCGCGTCGACGAAGAGCAGAAGCGCCTCGACAAGGTGAAGAAGATCCGGGATGCACATCGTCGTGGACAGGGCACGCACGCCGCAGCGGCGGCAGCCGAAGCCGCGCAGGTGCAGGCCAGCGCGGAGCCCACGCCGGAAGCACCAGCCCAGGCGTAA
- the rpsR gene encoding 30S ribosomal protein S18, which translates to MADEVNDQPQAPAVTTTTEGGARPQGGRPPRTGPGGPGGAREPRKYFRRKKVCKFCTEKIDAIDYKDFRLLGQFVAESGRIVPRRLSGVCTPHQRRLGRAIKQARNIALLPFGQRQ; encoded by the coding sequence ATGGCTGACGAAGTGAACGACCAACCGCAGGCACCAGCCGTGACGACAACGACGGAAGGTGGAGCACGTCCGCAGGGTGGACGTCCGCCACGCACCGGCCCCGGCGGCCCGGGTGGCGCGCGCGAGCCGCGCAAGTATTTCCGCCGCAAGAAGGTGTGCAAGTTCTGCACCGAGAAGATTGACGCGATTGATTACAAGGACTTCCGGCTGCTCGGACAGTTTGTTGCCGAGAGCGGAAGGATTGTTCCCCGGCGGTTGAGCGGAGTTTGCACGCCGCATCAGCGTCGGCTCGGACGGGCGATCAAGCAGGCCCGCAACATCGCCCTGCTGCCGTTCGGACAGCGCCAGTAG